One genomic segment of Natrinema amylolyticum includes these proteins:
- a CDS encoding universal stress protein gives MYDHILLAVDGSDEAKQAAKRGLEFARDFDATVDVLHVVEKKALRLTKTADEADRLRERGETILEDIQSIASDVGHSVTMELTEGEPARRIAEYAADRGATLIVVGRQGVTSLGKRLLGGVTEGLLRRSDVPVLVVPEEDRTTGEAFDYSRLLLPTDGSENADTAIDHGVAVARQYGSIIHVLNVIDLQASGGVFDVGGLEKELVERLEANGAAIVDEVAAEIDDVASDVTVETAVERTTSFDGVAAGISEYVTDNDIDLIAMGARGRSNLGRHLLGSVASNVLRTVDVPVLIVTRSP, from the coding sequence GCGGCGAAACGCGGTCTCGAGTTCGCCCGGGACTTCGATGCAACTGTCGACGTTCTCCACGTCGTCGAGAAGAAGGCTCTCCGGCTCACGAAGACGGCTGATGAGGCGGACCGGCTTCGAGAGCGGGGCGAAACGATACTCGAGGACATCCAGTCGATCGCCTCGGACGTTGGTCACTCGGTAACGATGGAGTTGACCGAGGGGGAGCCCGCGAGACGGATCGCCGAGTACGCCGCGGATCGGGGCGCGACGCTGATCGTCGTCGGCCGACAAGGTGTGACCAGTCTCGGAAAACGCCTCCTCGGCGGTGTCACGGAGGGACTCCTTCGTCGAAGTGACGTCCCTGTACTCGTCGTCCCGGAGGAAGACCGAACGACCGGGGAAGCGTTCGATTATTCCCGGCTCCTCCTTCCGACCGACGGGAGCGAGAACGCCGACACTGCGATCGACCACGGCGTGGCCGTGGCGCGGCAGTACGGATCGATCATCCACGTGCTGAACGTCATCGATCTCCAGGCTTCGGGCGGCGTGTTTGACGTAGGCGGCCTCGAGAAAGAACTCGTCGAACGGCTTGAGGCGAACGGAGCAGCGATAGTCGACGAAGTTGCGGCCGAAATCGACGACGTGGCGTCCGACGTGACCGTGGAAACCGCCGTCGAGCGAACGACGTCGTTCGACGGGGTCGCTGCCGGTATTAGCGAGTACGTCACGGACAACGATATCGATCTCATCGCCATGGGAGCGCGTGGCCGGTCGAACCTCGGAAGACACCTGCTCGGCAGCGTGGCCTCGAACGTGTTACGGACGGTCGATGTTCCGGTACTGATCGTCACGCGGTCGCCGTGA